The genomic stretch GGCAAtggcacatgtgcacacatgttcTCATGGCTATTCTTCCATGGAGCTGCAGGAGGTACAAAGTGCCTTCTGTCCCCAGGGCAGAGGCTGACGGATGGACCCCGCTGCTTACGGGACCCTCCTGAGGAGCTGCCGTGGCCTCCTTGGCCCTGGAGATTCCAAGGACCAGGCCCCTAAGCTCCCCACCTGCCGCTCACCTGTGGCCTCTGACCCCAACAGGGCAGGAGTCTAGCCAAGCCCCCTGCGAGTGGGGGTGGAGTCCTGCTCTGCTGGCCTCCCCCTGAACCCCATCAGGGGCGAGGCTCCTGGTAGGACTAGGCCTAATGGAGCCCAGAGTCAGGAAGCCTTGGAGGCAGTGCCTTCACCAGAGTATGGGAACCATCTGGAAGCCCAGGAGCACAGGattcccagtgtgtgtgtgtgtgtgtgtgtgtgtgtgtgtgtgtgtgtgtgtgtgtgtgtgtgtgtgtaactggtGGATAACAAACATTCCCATTGTTCAGCGGGTCACAGcttaagaaatacttttaaagccattttcttctgaaagcttCACAGCAGCCTAGTAAGCAGGTGGGcccactgtccccattttacagtgtGGAAAACTGAGATCCAGGGGGAGCAGCTAGTGAGCTGCAGAGCCCACCCCAGCCCAGTGCTCCTGCTCTCATGGAGGCTCCTCTGTACCCCTAGCCAAGAGCAAAGACACACCAAAGCCACTCTCACGAGTAGGAAAATGGCGGCAGGACACAACCAGCACCAGCGGACAGGCAGCCACCAAGGGCTGGGGACGCCTAGGGCCAGGGCTGCGGCTGGGGGCAAACAGTACAGGCACCCTTCAAGACATTCCAGGTAGAGATGCTTCACCGTCAGAGCCCTGGGAACACTGCGGTCTCTTGGCTTGCCGTCAAGTTTGTGCCCATGGCTTGGGGACCTTTGGTACATGAAAATACCCACAGCCTGCTTCCCTCCGCAGCTGCCCTGAGCTCCAACCTGCCCAGGGCTCAGCTGCTGAAGGTGGGGCATGGAGGCACCCCTGATCACTGCCCAGATGCTCAGGCCCAGCCACCGGGACTCCAGAAGCTGGCACTAAGGTTTGGGAAAGTCACAGACTTAGCAGTTTGAATTCTGGTCCCCCCTTGCCAGCTGGGTGACCATGGACCTGCTCtgtaagcttcagtttcctcttccgcaaaattggaataataataggacctgggcttccctcgtggcgcggtggttgagagtccgcctgccgatgcaggggacacgggttcgtgccccggtcagggaggatcccacacgccgcggggcggctgggcccgtgagccatggccgctgggcctgcgcgtccggagcctgtgctccgcagcgggagaggccacagctgtgagaggtccacgtaccgcaaaaaaaaaataataataataataataataataatgggacCTGCCTCATAGCGATTTATAAGGATTAAGTGAATCAATGAATACAGAGCTTTAATAGGAATGTCAGTTTgtgtaagtgctcagtaagcattaataataataataaattcatttattatataaatttattattattatcagagTCAGCAAGAAACAAGGTGAGTCAGGACCTGGTGGGGAGGACTCGAGCCTAGCCATCAGTCTttctctcccccaaccctcctGCACAGgttagttattcattcatttattcatccacatacatttattgagcatctactatgtgtccaGCTCTGTGTAAAACTCTGGGGGTACAGCCGTGATCCACACAGGAGTCCACCCTCATGGAGGGCGCACccgaaatatttacaaatttctaAATATTGTGATCAGTGCAACGAAGGAAACAGCAATGGCTTAGACTCATTAACCAAGTTCACGTTCGAAGGGGCTCCCAGTCTGAGGGGctcctctctgaggaggtgatgtcTCGTCTGAGACCCGAATGATGGAAGGAACCAGCCAGGCAGAGAAAAGTGGGAGGagtgtcccaggcagaggggCCATCAAGGGTAAAGGCAATGGGCAGGACAGGCCGAGGAGGGCTGGGCATccacaggagaggagaggagaggggacgCCCGGTGTGAGCCCGCCATCCGGCCCGCGGCCCCAGCTGCAGAGCTGAGGCCCCTGCTGGCTCTGGGTGCAAAGAATCAGGCCCCCAGCAACCCcgagctccccacccccagcggGTAGCAGAGGGACCTGGGGGCTCAGGGGCTGGCACTGTCCCCTCTGGTCACTCTGACCAGCGCCTACAGTTCAGAGGGGTTTCCCTGCAGTGACCAGGGGACGAGGGAGGGACTTCAACTCCACCCAACAAAATTGATTGAACACCTATTCTGTGTGCATGGATGGGGGTGCCTGTGGGTGCCtggtgagcatgtgtgtgtgtgctgtgtgtgtacCTGCTATATGTGTGCCTGTGTTGCGTGCAGACATGTGTGAAGGCCTGTGGGGCTTTGGAGCAATGCAGATCTGGGTTCGATTTCTGCTTGGCCACTCACAAATGACAAGAACACCCCTCTGAGACTCAgccttctcatctataaaatggggataaccacTGTGCCCATCTCAAAGGATACTTGCTATCATTAaatctggttcattcattcatacagacagcaagtatttattgagcacctactatgtgccaggtactgttctaagtgctggggacacagcagtgaacaatcAAAATTCCTGTCCAGGTGCATCCAACATCGTAGTTGGGGTGTGATGGGGAGACAGACGGAGAGAAGCTAAATCAATGATCATATGGATGTTAGGAGGTCACGAAGTGATGTGAGGTTGGGGATTGGGAGCTCGGGGGCCATGCTGTATCCCAGGAGGTTGCAGTGGGTCTCACGAGAAGATGATATTTGAGTAAATACATGTAGGAAATGAGTGACTGCACCATGCTATGTGGACCCAGGACGACGGCTGCAGGCAGAGGGGCCGTCACACACATTCTGGTGGCAAGGCAGCTGTGGAGGCCTCCATGAGCACAGAGCGTCTTCTCCAATGAACTCAAGGCACCCAGGGGCCaagcagaggagaaagggggCAGAGTGCCCTGGAGAGAAACTGGAGCTCTCGCCTCTCCAGGTCCACAAACCCTTATCTGGAGCCTCTGGCCAGATGCATTTGGGAACCCAGAATTTTCCAGACCGGGCAACATGCCATAATCAAACACATTCCCACTTCTGCAATGAAACCGAATTCGCACACTGAAGGCACAAATGCCTTCCTGCCAAATGCATCAGAAAAGACTTTTGGTTTTGGACTTTGAATTGCAGATAGGGAATCGTGGCCCTGTATCACTTCCTCTATAACTACTACTGTCACCACCCCTGCCCTCATCATTGTTATGTACCCCTGGGGGGGCTTGACCCACACGGCTTCCACAGGGACCCTGATACTCCCTTCTCCCTGGGGCGCAGCTGGGAGAGATGTGGTAGAAACAGGATAGGAGATTGGTGGCAGCTGGCAGAGGCAGCAAGGGTCCCCTGTACTGCCACAGACTTCCCTCCGGAGtgagcccctccctctcctcggcctcagtttcccccttctGTACCATGGGCGAGTGGGCTCTGGGGTCTTCCAGTGGTAGAGTCCCACGGGGCCCTGTCAAGTGATGGTGACGGAGTTTCTGCACCGACCCTACCACCAgcgagctgtgtggccttgggcaagtcactgagcctctctgaacctcggtttcTTGATCTGAAAATAGAGGTGAGCTCGGTCCCTTCTTCACAGGGCTGTGCATGGAAAGGACGAGCCCCTGTGCGGGCTTTGGGATATGTGAAGCTCTGAACAGAAAGGAGGCCTTGTCCTTGTGACAGTGGAGTCACATACGGTGGCATGAAACTCATGCAAATTCAATCAGACACACGAGGCCGCCAGGGAGAGCGTGGAATTGCACTACAGATACGAAGGCCACTCTGCCCACAAGCTGCTCACTAGCGCTCAACGGCACAGCTGCTGGGTGAGCGAGACTAGAGACCCGAATCCGCTGTTCCTTCTGCAGGCTCCAGCCCCCAGGCTCCTGCTGGCATAAGCCCAGTGTGATTTTCTACAAGTTTTGCACATAAAAAAGGCTCCTGATCAAAAACCAACCGCTTCATCTGGTGCTCAACCCGAGAAACAGAATTTTGGCCCTTTGTGATCTTCGTTTCCCTGAAGCCCTGATACAGATTCAGGCTAACGCCCCTCCACTGATGCGAGTTGTTTCAGAAAAGCGGAGTTCTTGGCCTTCCGAGTCAGCCTCTCAGCAGAGGATGAGGGAAGGAAAATCCAGAATGCCCCCCAAAAGGCAGTTGACATATTGTGTTTGCTGTAAATTGATGAGGATGCTATGGACTATTAAAGGGTATCActgttaatggaaaaaaatggaacatcAGACTTCCAAACGGCCCTAGATCAATCTGTCGGTTTTCTTATCCGGGAAACAGAGTGATGACAGCCCCCCTGATTGAGGCTGTCGGGAAGAAACGGCGTCTCCCAGGAAAAACCCTTGGGGTCTGCACGGGGTAAGAGGTCACTGTCACTATTATGATCATCAGTAAagtcccagctcctccctggggTCCCAGTGGCCCCTGGACCCTCAGCAGGCCACACTCTTGTCTCCGTTTCTCAGTGTGTAGGGCTGCAAGCATAGGTGCTCACGGGTCCAGGCAGGCCCATGAGTGGGTCAGAGGTGGCATCAAAGGTACAAGCTCTGAAGCCAGCAGCCGGAGCCAAGTTCTGGCTCCGCTGTAAAGTGGGACTGATAATGCAGGTCCACCAACGTTCATCTGCAACTCCAAAACGACCCAAAATTTGCAAATTTCTGGCAAACGTTTACAGTTCAAATCCTGACCTGAATGAAGAGGAGACTATTTATAATCTTGACACATCCCGCTTAGTGTGACAATTCATATGTTTCGCTGCAGAAACCATCATGGGTTTGAAGCTGAGGCTCTCCAGATGCAGGGTGACAGTAGGGTGCCCCGAGGGTGCTGGCAAACCAGGACAGAACAGGCTGCCCTGGGGGCTCATGAGGATGCAGCCCCGCGTGGCCAGAGcatattgtttttcaaaaacatctgaatcttgggatttttttttttttaaataaaagtaagggacttccctggaggtcctgtggttaaaactctgtgcttctactgcagggggggctcaggtgtgatccctggttggggaactaagatccgcagGCAGCACagtacggccaaaaaaagaaaaagagggcttccctggtggcgcagtggttgcgcgtccgcctgacgatgcagggaaccgggttcgcgccccggtctgggaggatcccacatgccgcggagcggctgggcccgtgagccatggccgctgggcctgcgcgtccggagcctgtgctccgcaacgggagaggccacaacagagggaggaccgcataccacaaaaaaaaaaaaaaaaaaaaaaaaaaaaaagaaaaagagaaacaaaatagaaagaaacctTTCAAAACAATGGGCTCCAGAAAAAAGATTATAACACTGTGTTGAGCAAATAAAACTCATCTGTGGCCTGACGTGGCCCAGAGTATTGCTGTACAGGGAGCCAAAGAGAGAACCATCCAGAATGAGGGGGGacgcaagaggagaggggaaggaggggctgaGCACGTAAATGTCTCAGAGCCTCTTTTAGGAATTCATTTACTCCTCACTGAGACCTCATCAGGGCAGGCAGAGTCCAAATGGTCAAATCTCTGcaaaggcagagatggggagagtGAAAAAGCCTTCCTACTGTCTCTCTGGATTTTTGGCCCTGATCTTTCCCTGGCTTGGCCAGTCTAAGCCCTAAATAGTGGGGCCTCCAAGGAAAGGttggcaggggagggaaggggcctgGCCCCAGCTGCTCGGGGTGTGGTGTTGGATGAGAGACTGGGGAATGGCAGGATGCTTCTGTGCCTCCTGTCCCTCTTGGTATCGTGGGTCCCCAGGCTTCTGTTTGCAGGTTCTGCAGCAGCAAAGCCTTGGGCCTCGGGCTGCACGCAGGGGTTGGGCTAAGCTGTAGCCAGGGAGGGGGTCAGAGGGGCCCCGAGCACAGTCAGCAGGGTTCAGGGGAAGGAGGATGTTGGTCTGATCCCGGTGAGAAGCagctaaaagaatgaaaataagctGTGGACGATCAAAACCTGAACGGATCCCTGGACAGACAGGAAGAAGCAGCACCCAGGAAGGCTCCCAGTCAGTCACACATCTCACCTGCCcacgcctgcctgcctgcctgccgctGAGCTACATCAGGAGCTGAAGATTATAGATCATGGAAGTTTGAACCGAAAGGAAGGCGAGGGAGGGTGGGCGCTAACCTCCTGACTTTACAGACGAGGAGAccaagcccagagaggttgagtgacttgccaagatcacacagcaagttcaTGGAAAGTCTTCCCACAGTGTGTTTCACTGACTGAAGGGAATCACAAGTTCACTCTCTTTCATCAGGTTTGCACGCCGGGAACATGCAGGAATTGGTGAAACACAGAGCAGGCCGTGGCAGCCTTCCCTCTGAAGGGAAGGGAGGCAGCTCGGCCCAGCGGTCAAAAGCACAGACTGTGTGCCAGATGGCCTGGCTTGGAGTcctggggccactcttcaacAGTTGCTTAGCAAGTTAGTTAATCTCtctgttccctcatctataaaatggagatcaaAATAATAGTGCCAACTTCACAGAGCTGTGGTGAAGTTTGAGAGAGTTAATGCATAAAAATGCCTAGGAGAAAGTACAACTGTAAAAGTGTTGATGATggtattggtggtggtggtggtggtgatggtggtgatggtgacggtgactgtgttgatgatggtgatggtgacagtgATGGCGATGGTGACGGTACCGGTGTTGGTGATGGTGttgatggtggtgacggtgactgtgttgatgatggtgatggtgacagtgATGGCGACGGTGACGGTACCGGTGTTGGTGATGGTGctgatggtggtgacggtgactgtgttgatgatggtggtggtgacagtgatGGCGACGGTGACGGTACCGGTGTTGGTGATGGTGctgatggtggtgacggtgactgtgttgatgatggtggtggtgacagtgatGGCGACGGTGACGGTACCGGTGTTGGTGATGGTGttgatggtggtgacggtgactgtgttgatgatggtggtggtgacggtgactctgttgatggtgatgatgatgtgacagtgatggtgacggtgatgacggtggtagtggtgatggtgacggtgactctattgatggtggtgatggcgatggtggtggtgacagtgacGGTGATGGAGGGACAAGACAAGAAACGCTGCTCACCTGAGGCCAGTCAGGCTCCCAGAGGGAGGCGAAGCCCTGGAATGCGTAGATGCCTTCTCTCCAcagagcattttcttttttagaatttttcttggTTCTCAGGTTGCACAGTCTTTCCTGAGAACGTCCTCTGGCTGTTCTGTGTGAGATCCGCAGGGACGGTCAGGCCCAGTCCCCGTCCCCAGGGGCTCCAGGGTCTGGGGACTCCAGCACCAGGGTCAGGGTCAAGGTCATGTTCATTTCTGCTCATTTGTTCATTCCCTGAACTTGACACTTTGGAGGCCCAACTGGATGGCAGAAAGCAGAAAGATGGGTTTGGAAGGCATGCTCGCGGTTCAAATCCAGGCCCTGCCAGTTGCTGGCGGTGTTACCCGGGACGGGGCACTTGCCTCTCCCGACAGCTATATTGTGACCATGTTCAACTCAAATTGTGGGGCCGTGTGGAAGATGGACGATATCCGTAAGGACCCCTCGCCCAGTGCTGAGtatacagtaggtgttcaataattgGTAGCTGCTGTTAACGGACGTTGACTGTGGTGACTTTGGGACTGAGAAGGTCCCaggtgggaaagggaggtggcGAGCCCTGTGATCTGGCTCTGCAAGAGTCCAGACAGGGACCCCTGCCCCTGGGAAAACTCCCCAGTGGGCCTGCAGTcccgcccacccctgccccggGGCCCAGCCAGCTCCACAACCAGCAACTGAGCTCTGAGCACTGAACGCCGGCCAGGAAGGCACTGGGCTGTCTTTTGCATAGATTATTTCATCTCATCCTCACAACATCGCTATGAAGCTGGTCCCTTTCTTGCTCCCGTACTGCAGAccatgaaactgaggctcacaggggctaaggaagtggcagagctggtacTCAGACCCAGAGAAAGGCATCAGTGCCAGAAAACCTATCCTGCAACATTCAGCACCAAAGAGTGGGTCTTTGGGTCCCCTATCCCCATAAGTGCCCTCAGGGTTTAGCCAAAGAAATGAATCCCTAAAGGTGTACAGCCCCATTCATGGTGGCAACTGGGACGGAGGGAGGTAGGAGTGGAAGGTCAGGGGTGAGCGGTGAGGGCTGGACAAAGGGCCCCCTGCCTCCTCTCTCACCAAGCTAGCCGGGCATCTCCACCACGTCCTCCTGAGGCTGCCCTGCCCATTGCAATAGATCAGATGATTGACAGCTGGCCAACCCCCTCCCAACCCAGGCCAGAGCTCGGGCCTCTGCTCTGGACCCGACATGCCCTCTGTGTGAGAAATACCTTCCCCTTCCAAGGCCCAGGACTCCCGGGGCAACCATGGCGGGCTCTTGCCAAGATGGAAGAAACTTACCATAGGCCACAACTTAATTACAAGGAGTCTTGgttggagggagagggcaggctAGTGGGGCATGACTCCCCTTAAAATTCTACCACCAGCTTCAGAACACTCAGGCAAAAAAGGGACTTTTTACACCCAGCaacaatttctccaaagaaacttAAACACAGCCCTTTGCTATATAAAGTACTCACCCTGACCAATGCTGTCCCCAGCTCCCAACTGAGAAGCAAGCCCCGGGGCAGATGGCAACCAAACACTTGCTCCACGACTGATAAAGCCGGGCAGCGAACATGGAGGGTGGGCTCTGAGGCCATACAGGCATGCCACCCGACCCGTCCCCACCCAGATCAAACCTCTGCCCCAGCCACACATGAGCCGGCCACCGACAACGGGCCACTTTGAcacccctccagccctgctccacAGTCAGACGAGGCTGGGAGGAGGCGGGGCTGCTCAATGGCCCACATTCCTATTGAAGGGGCCCAGGCAGGAGCCAGGACAGAGGGGAGGCCAGTTCCCCCCAGACCCGAGTCCACTGGGCTCCTTCACCAGCTGAccgtgtgatcttgggcaaaagCCCCTCTGCCTCTCCGAGCTCTGATTTCCTCCTCCTCTAGAACTGGGAGCTGTTAAAGAGAAATTGCTATCATTCTTATCCTACCTTGGGAATTCTAGAAAGTAACAAGTGTTCTGGGTTCCCATTCCGGCTCACTTCTCAGCTCTCTAGAACTATGACGTTCAAACTTTTTTTGATTGAAAGCAACACTCAGGATGTTTTTATATTGTCACCCAACACACACAAAGTGAGCCTTGTCCTCACAAAACACGACGCATTCTGCCATTCTCTATTCTAGtccatttcagtttttaaaaaattgatcgtTGTGTtactacatgattttttaaaaattgatggtTGCAAGGCTGCATATTACTACAGAGAGAGCATGAGGaaattttggggggtgatgggaCTGTTGTACGCCTTGATGGTTACGGTGATTATGCAGATCTGTGTACGTGTTCATATTCATAGAACTGTGcactaaaagaaaatggaatttactgcatgttcatttaaaaagtaaagttttaaaacaagaaggaaaactgATGGTTGCAACCCACTAAACTGGTTTCACGACCCGCCTAAGGGTTGCCATCTGTAGTATGAAAATCCCTGCCCCTGAAGTGGCTGGAGGCAAAAATGCCATTGACCAGGCTGTGAGTAGAGGTGAGGCAAAGCAGGAGAGAGACTTCCCTTCCTgaccctcttctctcctttctgcagTCACTTCCTGCCTCAGAGGCCTCAGAGGGCTCAACTTAGAGGACCAAGGTAAGAAAGAGCCACGTGGAGAGGGGGGCAGGGAACGATTCCATCAGGCTGTAGGGGAACCTGCCATCCCTCCATCGGAGCGAATCCCAccttacagagagagagagagagagagagagagagtgcagcCCACACCCcctacacacgcacacatgcatgcacgcacacGTAAGAGGCCCATTTGCAGATAGATGCCCTAGATGGCTGTAAAGCACCCCACAAATGCTAGGTGTCACGCTAATTATTATTATGACCCACTCACCAGACACAGAAAAGATACTGGCCATAAACGCACCTGGCAAAGTCCTTTTGCTGCCCAGTCCTGCCAGATGCTCCCCGGCCAGAGACATTtgcagctggggctgcagagagAGGCTGCACCAGATTATAAAGCGTGTGAAATGTCTTGCCTTAGAGGTTGGACTTTAATCCTAGAGACTTTAATCCTAGAGACGATGGGTAGGCAACACTACATCACCCACTGCAGACCCCTGACAGGGGACACTGGAGtagtaaaggctctgagaagtcctgcgaTGAGGAACTCTGTTAAGCATTTTCAGATTCAGCAGTTCCCAGACTCACTTCACCACAGACCTCTCTTTTTCACATTTCCTGAGATAACATCATGCTGAATGTATTTGGGGATAAATGTGGCGAGAGGATCTCATGAAGCTACCAGGCAACCAGAAGGGGCCACAGAGGGCTTGGTAGGCCCTGGGCCGGGACCTGGAAGCCTGCAATGGCATCCTAGCTCCAAACTCGAGCAGGATCGTTCCTGCTGTACAATCCCACTTATACAACGTTTGAGAACAGGCAGAACTCATctctagtgacagaaagcagatcagtggttgcctgaggcTGGATTCAGGGAAATCGACTGTGAAGAGGCATGAGGGAACTGCCAGGTGATGGGTACGCTCTCTGTCTAGAGCATGGCGGGGGCTACAggtgtgtatacatttgtcaaattcCATTGAACAAGTGCCCTTAAAATGAGTGCATGTCCCTCTATGTAAATTGTACCTcgataaaattgattttaaaagttagagatgggcttccctggtggcgcagtggttgagaatccgcctgccgatgcaggggacacgggttcgcgccccggtccgggaggatcccacatgccgcggagcggctgggcccgtgagccatggccgctgagcctgcgcgtccggagcctgtgctccgcaacgggagaggccacaacagtgagaggcccgcgtaccgcaaaaaaaaaaaaaaaaaaaaaagttaagagacaagggggaaagggggagggagggggatggactgggagtttagggttggtagatgcaaactgttCCATTTAGAATGAgtaaagaacaaggtcctactgtagagcacagagaactatatccaatctcctggtataaaccatcatggaaaagaatattaaataaagaatgtctgtatgtgtataactgagtccctttgctgtacagctgagattggcacagcatggtaagtcaactagactccaatttaaaaaatgaacagaaaaaaaataaaataaaagttagagagagagaaaaaaaatcaggctccGGGCCCCATCTGGGGTCTATTGAAACAGAATTTCCAGGAAGGGGCGATTCTGCAGGACGGTGGGTGCTGAGAGCCCCTCGCTCACTGCTGCGAGTTCCCTGGGCCCTGAGGTCTCAAGCCCCATCCTCCTGGCCTGGTTTCAAGGGGCCACCTGGATCAGGAAGAGCGCCAGCCTGAGTTTCCGGAAAGTCCCTGCAAGGTGCCAGAGGACGAAGCTCACCCGAGGAGCAAAGCAGGCAGCCCGAGGGCAGAGGGGAACTTGCTAGAGGTGGGGTCCAGACGGGGCAGGTGCAGGGAGCGGCCCCACGGAGGGCCCTTTCCAGCCTGACTGCCCCCTCCACCTCTTTGACCCCTAGGGTTCACAGTGAGACTAAGCGGCTCCGGCTCGCGGTGCCAGGGCCATCTGGAGGTCAACTACAAGGACGAGTGGTACACGGTGCACAGCCAGAGTTGGGGCCTGCGCCCGTTCCACCGGGAGGACCCCGGTCAGGCCTGGAAGCTCTGCCAGGAGCTGCGATGCAGGGAGCCCTTGCTCCTCTCCCACTTCCAGCACTTCAAAGGCGAGCGACCCCAGAGCCAGATCACCTGCCGCGGACAACTGGGGTCCTTCTCCAACTGCAGCGACAGCAAGGCAAACCAGGGGGCCCCTCTGGCCCTGATCTGCTTAGGTGGGTAACTGGCTGGCCCCGTGGGTTCCCTGGGCCTTGGCACCAGCCCCGAGGAGGCCGCCCACGCCTGTGATCTGGGGCCTGAGCAGGCAGGTGGAAGGGGTCCCCGATTTACAGCTACCCTCTCAGAAGCATACACTGGTGGGGAACTGGAGGAGGAGTACCGAGGGCGCACTGGCACCTGTCTGGGGATGGAGAAGGTCGAGGGGCTGGTTCTGCCAACGGTTAACTACCTTGTCTCCCCTCAACCTCCGTtttcccaactgtaaaatgggccGGTACTGCCTGCCTCGCAGGAGGACTAGACACAACGTGTGGGTCAAGTGGGCTTAATGGGGCCCGTGGTACTTACATCATGAGTTCCAGGTCTTTCTCAACATGGCCGGTTGTTGACCCCaactctccccacaccccctactcttccctcctccctcccagggtcCCGGGCCCCTCCCTAACCAGAGCATCTCTTTTCAGAGCCACTGAGGACAACACCTCTTCCCACGAGCCCCCTGCCCATGACCACTCCGGAGCCCACAGGTAAAAGGATTCTGAGGGCCCTGGGGGTAGGGTGTcggatttagcaaataaaaacacaggatgTTCGGTtactttaaatttcagataagcaTGAAAAGTTGTAGCGCTCgttccatgcaatatttgggacctCACCACCTCCCAGGGCCGTCGGCCAGTCATTCACTCGTCTGTGTGTTAGAACCACAGAGCAAGAAAGGCCCGGCTGCTGGTCATCAGCACTCaggtccctccccacctccccagctcctcccaggcTGCAGCTGGTGGCGAGACCGGGGGGCCTGCGGTGTGCAGGCCTGGTGGAGTTCTACAGCGGCAGCCTGGGCGGCACCGTCGGCATCGAGTCCCAGGAGGGGATCCAGGACCTGGGGAACCTCATCTGTGCAGCCCTCCAGTGTGGCTCTTTCCTG from Physeter macrocephalus isolate SW-GA unplaced genomic scaffold, ASM283717v5 random_615, whole genome shotgun sequence encodes the following:
- the CD5 gene encoding T-cell surface glycoprotein CD5, which translates into the protein MLAVQIQALPVAGGVTRDGALASPDSYIVTMFNSNCGAVWKMDDILTSCLRGLRGLNLEDQGFTVRLSGSGSRCQGHLEVNYKDEWYTVHSQSWGLRPFHREDPGQAWKLCQELRCREPLLLSHFQHFKGERPQSQITCRGQLGSFSNCSDSKANQGAPLALICLEPLRTTPLPTSPLPMTTPEPTAPPRLQLVARPGGLRCAGLVEFYSGSLGGTVGIESQEGIQDLGNLICAALQCGSFLKPLPETEAARTLEPGESGPLPIRWKIQNRRCASLEQCFRKVQPQAGGRALGLICSDFQPKVQSRLVGGTGTCDGSVEVRQGKQWDALCDSSSAKGVAMWEDVCWEQQCGNVSSFQLLDTGEKTSGGFFCPPGKLSQCHQLLQKKSHCKRVFVT